The genomic DNA AACCCATGCAGTTTCATGGGAAATCTaactcaaaatatatttttaccaTTAGGTTTGGGCTATGGCACCCAAGTGGCTGTTTTTTACTCTTTAGTTCATTACATTGTCATCCTGGCTTGGGCCTTCCTATacctcttctcttccttcaaCGTTGAACTCCCATGGGGCAACTGTAACAACACCTGgaacacaggtacacacaaacaatctGCAGTAGTTTTCTTCCCACAGAACATAGACAGTCTACATAAAGTAATGGTACAACCTGTGTTTTCAATTACTTCTATAATGGATACATTTGAGATTTTTTTCCAAATATGAATATAGTAGGCTGCGTCGAGCAATACagacatttaaatgcaaatgatttttctgttgtgtttttctctttttaagaTGACTGTTTCGAATATGGGCAGAATTATACCTCAGCTGGCCATGTTGGTAATGCAACATCTTCAGTCAAAGAATTTTGGCAGTAAGTTATGACAAGTAGTCtacaaacaaatcaacacattGACCAAAGAAAATGCATGTGCAATGTTTTGCAAAACACCACACTATGTTTAATGGCAATGTTTTAAGCCAAACTAGCTGCGTGGCTCGAGAGATGGCAATGTTTGGGTTCATCCATGCACCTTTCAGCCTGTCTGTCCGCCCAACACCTAACGCCCTCTTTTGTAAATAATCATTTGATGGATTGCGAAACACTCTGTTTCCCAGAGAGCACCAGCAAATAGGCAACTGTAAACATGCTGTGTTAACTTGATAATGCACCATGTTAGCAAGTTAATCATCATAGAACATTCCTAATCTTACCATCCTGTGTTCAGGAGAAGAATCTTGGGTTTGTCTAGAGGAATTGAGGAGGTGGGTAGTATCCGCTGGGACCTGGCAGGGTGTCTTCTGCTGAGCTGGATCATCTGTTACTTCTGTGTCTTCAAGGGAATCAAGTGTTCAGGAAAGGTTGGTCAGGCAGCCTGCACTGTAATTTGTTCTTATGCATACACTGTTTCAAGTATTTCAAGGCAAACCTACTTTCCTTCTTGTTGCCAGGTGGTGTATTTCACTGCCACTTTCCCCTACGTGATGATGACTGTGCTGCTGGTCCGAGGACTCACTTTGCCTGGAGCTTTAGATGGTATTATATTTTACCTCTACCCCGACCCAGCACGGCTCACTGATACTCAGGTACAACTGTATTGTCAGCATATACAGCAAATACATTCTTCAGAATAAACGGGAAAACAATATAGATGAACTAAACAAAAAGAGCACAAAATGAACAGCAAAACGGAAATAAAATATATCGGCtattaacaattattttgtgGATATTTTAGGTGTGGATGGATGCTGGCAGTCAGATTTTAGCCTCATATTCCCTTTGTGCAGGATGTTTACAAGTTTTAGGAAGCTACAACACATATAACAACAACTGCTACAAGTATGGACAACATTTTCTCTATTCTTTATTTGCCATATACATGCATATGTATCTTGTGTTTTCCGCATGGCTTTTAATACAGTGGCCATCCTTGTGTTCGCAGAGACACTTTCTTCCTATGTCTGTTGAACAGTTTAACCAGCTTCGTGGCCGGCTTTGCAGTCTTCTCTGTACTTGGCTTCATGGCAAACAAGCTGAGTGTGGATATTTCTGTAGTGGCTGAGTCAGGTATTGGATTTTTTATTAATCTTTTGGACTGAATTTGTCACTTTAAATTatggattttattatttaaggcatattattatttcttcagAATTTTGAGGTGAGATGGTATAAGACAAAGACAGGATGTGGCAAAATGATAAAGGTTGAAGCTTGCCACGCAACAATATAACAAACCTATCATACCAAACAACTTAAATATGCTAAAGAACATGCAGTGGTTTTAAATTCAGTGCAAACACCTGCACATAGGTGAATCAGCTGCGACATAAGAGCCGATCCTATAAGAAGCAGCACAGCCTACAACCTCTATTGTCCAAATATTAAACCTGAGGATTTTACTGCCCTGTGAAATTGCAGGTCCAGGTCTGGCGTTCATTGCCTATCCTAGCGCCATAGCCTTGATGCCTATTCCCCAGCTGTGGGCTTCATTCTTCTTCATCATGATCATCTTGCTTGGAGTTGACAGTCAGGTCAGATTTAGCTCCAAAATTATCTTTAATAGATGGGACTTACAATCTAGGGGCAgagtaaatatatattatgtgttctgtatattatatttcattttattatccaTTTACTAATGTATGTTTGATACAATAACTCTGATGAGTATAttacttatactacttatacAACTACTATAGAACAACgttttctgaaaatgtaattaagctGCGATTTGAACATGACACCATCATGAGAGAAAATTATCTGTGTTATAGTTTGTGTATCTGGAGAGCCTGGTCACATCCATATCAGATATGTTTCCATTCTTCCACACTGGACATAGACGTAAAGTCCTTCTGCTTGCCATCTGTGTTGGATGTTTCCTTGTTGGCCTTCTGATGGTCACTAAGGTGAGGCATTtgtgtattactgtattattagTGTGTATAATTAGGCCAGTAAACTAACACAGTGATTTTTCTCATTGTACAGACGATGCTTTTTGTACATCTTTCAATTAatatttgtttcctctctctgtagGGTGGACTTTATGTATTTCTGCTATTTGACTATTATGCCTCCAACGGAATGCCCCTAATGTTTTTTGCCATTGTTGAGTCTGTCTGTATAGGATGGGTGTATGGTAAGGACATAAATTCTTTAAAATCAAGAATCCCATCAAAGGTTGACACAAAGTTAGTATTTGTTGCACGGCTTTGTACTGTATTGaattagatatatatatatatagttattcATGATATTAATACCCAGTGTGGCACCTCTAAGAAGACAGGAAAGACATGACCTAAAACAAATGTCTGTGTCCAAGGTGCTGATCGTTACTATGACAACATTAAGGACATGATTGGCTACCGTCCTCCACCTTATATGAAATATTGCTGGAAATTCATCACACCGGCCGTCTGCACAGTGAGTAAACTATTTGAAATTCCATATTCCAGATAATACGTGAGgagatgttaaatgttttttaattcaaaagaTGTTTTTAACATAATATTTTTGTGGGAATAACACTTAACATacagatatactgtagataaCATTGGTTGCATATTATGCCTCTTCACAGTCCATactgctcctctctctgatcAAGTTTACACCACTCAAGTACAACACCTACCAGTACCCCTGGTGGGGTTATGCGCTTGGGATATTCTTTGCTATCTCCTCAACTCTCTTCATTCCTCTGTGGGTGCTTTACATTGTGGCTGTAACACCCGGCACTCTGAGACAGGTAATGTCTTCGCAAACGTTTAGTCTTCCTCATTCCTGATATAGAATAGTCACATAGAATCGTCACAGTGTGCACGCTGTATTAATGCCTAAGAAAATATGAGTCTGATGAATAAATCACAATTTCtgtttccctcccctcctcacagAGGCTGAGAGTGTTGTGTTCTCCAACAAACCAGATCAGTGCATCACCAAACAAGACTCACAGTCATGAAGCACACGCAGAGTTGTGTGCTTTGAAAGTGAATGACGGTCCAGCTTTGACGGAGCAGTGCCCGAATGAAAACACTGAGATGTGACGACACAGACGAGACCATGTGAGGCAGCGTGGCAGAAGCCAACAACTACATACAATTGGTgttatatctttatattttgtacatatgtcttttgtttgtgttgcatgaCTGTAACTGGAGAAAGGATCCCCTAAATCTACAGAGAGCCGTGTATGAATATAAGTGCACTTATGACATTTTGAGTAAATTGCTAAAATCTCCAGTGATTCATGGGAGGTGTGTATGTTCGTCATTTTTGCAATAAgaatacttacttactttcaCAAAATATCTACACATAAAGGTTTTCATTTATcaaatgtagatttttaaaTGTCTAGGTAACATCTGATATTGGTAGAGATGCATACACAATCACCATGGTCtattttataaaaaatgaaagtgaaagtgaaagcatTTTTCAGCACATTCACACGCACTTATTGGCAtctgtatatttttgtaaagGCCCACATATTTTTCATGGGAGTTCCCCACCGATGTCCGTGGCCTCAGTCATAGCCATGTTGACTTTGTCTTGGAATATAAATAAACTGTCCTTTCTGGTATAAATGTCAGGAGGTGTCTTAACTACATCAAACATTTGTCACATcgatgttttgtgtttactgtaGTTGGAGTTGTGATGATAAGTATTATCCACTGTattaattgtattgtatattgtatgGAAATGTACTGGTGGTGGCGCTTTAACGCATATGACAATAAATTACTTGAATCCTTGAATCATTACACTGTCCCctgttcttgttattttgtctaGTCCCTGTACAGTACACGATTATTTGTTGCTCATATGCAGCCTCATGTACATTTGCATATACATATTtatctatgtatgtgtgcattaaCCTCAATGTTTGTATTGATGGTTGTTCAGAGACTGAATGTGGGTTTACATGTGGTGAAGTAGCAAATGATGAGTTAATAATCAACAAGACTTTAAGGGTGCAATAAgtaggcagagagaggaaatagGTCTTGTggttcatgagtgtgtgtggactaGTGCTGCCTCCTACTGGTGGGTCTTGGAACAGATGGGACAATCCTCTGCCACCATGaggtaaatatataaattaaatcaggtttaaaaagtataaataatttACACAACCACAAAGTAAAAATCATATTAAAGTAGTTAATTATATGTAATGGGATAATATGTAATTAAAGTCATGTTAAGCGTCTGTAACAGTGAGTTTTGCAAAGTGATTTGAAGGATTACAAAGAGTCGACTTGGGCCggttgtatgtatgtatgagtcCCAAACAGCAAACTAACAAAGTCTGTGCACAAACAGAGagtttttgtcatgtttgatgCTCCGTACAATACATTACTGTTAcactgtgtttgagtgtgcagCCATGTCTTTTCTTAGTGAGTTCTGACTGCAGCCACCAAGTGGCAGCAAAACATCCCCTAACATCCACAGCATGGCGTCCTTTCCCTTCCCTGTGACATTTCTTTGTATGAGAGTGGTATGAATGGGACCCTGGAGGGGAAaaagtgatgtacacatgaatgcatcaataattataatccaataatatatacTATTCTGCATAATTAGTactaagtatattttgatgctaatacttatACAAGaattttacactgtggtattgctacttttacttaaataaaagatcTAAAGAGTGctttatatatcattttaaactgagTATCTTTGAGCTGTTAAATCCTTGTGATTTCCTAAAAAAGAGCTGCAACAAAACTACCTGAAGAGAAATATAGACTTGTTCACCAGTTACTGAAAAAACAGAGTTCAAACTACTTTATAAATCTGCGATGCCACAATGCAAAATCgcataaaactgatttaaatgttaattgtATAAGGGCTCTGTCCGTCATAATATGCTTGTCAGAAACTAGCTGTCTTGATACAGACAGgacaaataagtgtatttaatCTGCTAACATGGCTTTGTCACAAGACACTTTAACCTCCCCCTGATTTCATTCCCTCAAGTGAAACTTGATTTGTGAAACTGTGTTTGTATTAAAGATTGTATTGAGTCCTTACTTTATTTGTGACTGTATTTGTCTCAACACACTTTATAGTTACTGTTTATGGTTGATTCTTCATGCttatatacattataatatatatagtatagtatatagtgtatatatagtatcatattttaagttatttaaaACGTATCTATGCATCTGTAAAGTTGACCCCATCCTATGTTATCTTATATTATTCATGTTCATCATTGTTATGATTAAGTGGTATTCAAATGTAAACCTGAATTAAAACAGCATAAAAAGGGGTGTTTAGTGGAAAAAGAGGCAGCCAGGAAAGATACTGACCTAGTGTTGAACAGAGCCAGCCAGCAGTAGGTGTGTTACAGCAGTTTGGTTACCTTGGATCCATGCTCCCTGTCTTACCCGCGCCAGTCCTTTGGATCTCGCGCGCGGTTTCGGTGGGCTTTCGCACGCTACACAGCGGACCAATCAGAGGGCAGTTCCCCCCAGAAGCGTCCCGTTGCCATGCAGTTGTCCTGAAACCTGCCCCGTCCTGTCCGGCAGCGAGGGTGAGTTCTGCAACAAGCTGTTCATTCATCACTTTATTTGACGCTCTGTGTAAACAGAGATTCATTCACTTGGAGCGACATATTTCAAATGTAGGTTCCTGTTTATTGTCAGGCTGTTTACATTGCCAGAAAACATTATGGCAGTCAAATTagttgtgtctttgtgcaagGTTTGTGGATATTTAGATGTTCACTAGTAGAATCAACGTTACAGCTGAGCACAAGTTATTATAACATGGCATAACAAGGATACACTTATTTTAGTCTAAATGTTAGGGgccagcaggcagctgcagtTACGGTAGTAACCCGGTTGGAGACAGACACgcctgttgctgtgtgtctctcCAATCCCACTTGAGAGCACACCCGAAAAATTAGCATACGACCAATGATCACAGCTATGCAAATATTCGCCTGACTTTCATTGTCCCGGACAGTTTTAATGTGAAGTTGCCAGATTTATCTCTCAGTTGCAGCATAGTGGACCGAAGATAAAGTGTGCGTGTAGTCGAGAAGATACCAGGATAACTCGCCACTACTATACTCTTTGCTCTAAAAGTGGATTTGGATTTTATGTACAACATGACATTTGAGGAACTAAGCGGGGATTATTCTCAAGAAAGGTAATTAATATGGATTATGACTACATTTATTCTAATGTAAAGTCGACGCATATGTAATGTTACCGGCGTCAACCTGCTACGCTGGTTATCGCCAGCATAtaattgtttgtgtgcagcaaCATTACATGCAATAAATAGAGTAATGCACGTTAAAGGTCATTTCAAAAGCTATTCCTATTCTAACAACTAACTCACAGCTGGTGGCAGATGTTAATATACAATATTTGACCGGCTAACTGTTCGGCTGTTGAGACCATGTCGCGAGACGGTCTCCACTTTTCATAAACTAGCTAACACGACGCTGGTTAAAGGTGAACAAAGCTTATCAAAATAATTGACATGGCAGTCTTAAATATGCCGTTTCACTTTCTCGCAGCTGTCAAAACGATTTCAACCGCAAAATTGATAACAGTTAACTTTTTACGGGGCGAAAAACCAACTTGTGCACATCTGCTTGATACGACGCCGGGTGGTTAGCTAGCAGTCCAGCTAACGGTAGCCAGAAGAAGGACGTAACGTTAGGAAAGtttttgtggtgctgttgtaACCATGTTAACGTCAAAtgatttgtctctgtgttgcagAATGGATTCAGTGGCGAAAGCTTTGGAAGAAGTCCTCACCTCTGCGTTACCACAGGGCTGCATTACAGTCGGAGTGTACGAGGCTGCCAAATCACTCAATGTGTAAGTACAAGGTTATGTGGCTGACACAAAGTCACTGACCTACTGACAGCAGTTGGAGAGCACTCACACATCCTctaacacacatatacactgcaGGACATACGCTTTGTTGAAATATAAATAGACTAAGAGCAtgcattttctcttcctcccctcctcagaGACCCTGATAATGTGGTTTTGTGCATCCTGGCCACGGATGACGAAGATGTGATAGATGTGGCCCTGCAGATCCACTTTACCCTCATTCAGGCTTTCTGCTGCGAGAATGACATCAACATCCTGCGAGTCAACAACACCCGGCGCCTGGCAGAAATACTGGGTGGAGGAGCAAGTGGGAAACAGAGCGGGGGTGAACCTATGGACCTACACTGTGTCCTGGTCACTGTAAGTATCATTTTATCGTCGGTCTACATGTTTTGTACCTATTGCATGAATCTTGTAATGTTGTGAGTTTATACCAGATGTTGTGACATGCGCATGAGTGAAACTCATATTCAAGGGAGAACTTGCCAGAACTTGTTCTTGTGCATTTGGTAAACATGCGTTATGACTCCTTCCTCATACGACTTCTTGGGAATTTCAGTAGAGGGAAATGCCTTGTTTTTGCACATACGCAGGGACTATTTGCAACTTACTGCAATGTAAATCATATATAtgcattaatgtcattattctgtttttattcatattttcagagCCCACATTCTACATCATGGAAGGACCCTGCTTTGAGCAAAGTGAACCGATTCTGCAGAGAGAGCCGCTGTATGGACCAGTGGGTACCCATCATCAACCTGCCTGAACGATGAACTTTTACCTGCAAAAACCTGTGAAAAGGACTCTTATCTGCACAGGAGGAGTGGTGTGAACCCTGATGGACACATTACCACCCGATCAAATTCCAAAGCACTGCTGacaggggggaaagaaaaattCGGAGGAAAAAACCCCCCCTGCTGTCTACATGGGGTGTAtttaaaagagaataaaagagcTGGGGAATGGATTTCCACTTTGGACAGGACTGTTTGGAGTTGCGTCTGTCAGCCTCGGCAGCCAAGAAGAGATGGCGAGGCACTTGTATCGTCATGGGGTGGAAATTCaaaaaagcatgtgtgtgctttttaatGTGAAGCCGGACACTGTACAGAAGGATTATATCATGTATGTTTGGTAAAGCCTCTGTGACGAGACAGAGAAGTGGGGAGGAACCAGAAAATGGAGCTGTTGAGTGGACCAAGGCCTCGGCCTCTCTCTGCAGAAACAAAGCACTTGTTGAAACACTGGACCTTTTTGCAATTTCACTTATTTGATTTAAATTGTTAATGTTGGCGTTGCTATTGTCAAAATTTAAAAAGGGAAGGGCTACACATCCAGTGAAGACATTCTGTGTATTTAGTGTTTCCTATGCCAGCTGGTTTTTTGCcacaagtaaaataattcatttgttaCAATTTAAGTTATTTCTAATGATATTTAAGtgtatttatgtttcattttttaccTTAACTATTTGCAAAATCTGAATACATATGTATTgctgtcaataaaaaaaaaaagtatttttttggagccagaactgcacgtgtttttcttttttcatttctggaAAATTTAGCAAAGCCGAGCTGAATTCTGACCTTTAGCGGTTGTAAAGAGGAGTCACGTGCAGATCACAGGGGTCATGTCGGCCTCTGTGGCCTCAGTGCCATCTCTGAGCTGAAGAGAACAATAATCCTCAGCGCTCTCTCTGCACAGGCTTCTGCCTCGGTCAGCAGGACCATGTTCATTCATCCAAACAGGTCCCCTTTTCACCGATTTCCCAGTGATTTGTTGGACGGTTTAGTTTTCGTTTTCACCAGGTGACTTCCTAGAGTCATGTGACAGCTTGGAGCATGTGACAActgcacacatgctg from Enoplosus armatus isolate fEnoArm2 chromosome 14, fEnoArm2.hap1, whole genome shotgun sequence includes the following:
- the LOC139297119 gene encoding sodium- and chloride-dependent GABA transporter 2-like: MSNDRSPQHQKRGQWANKREFILAVAGQIIGLSNVWRFPYLCFKNGGGVFLVPYIMFLFTCGIPLFFAETSLGQFSREGGITCWKNICLLAKGLGYGTQVAVFYSLVHYIVILAWAFLYLFSSFNVELPWGNCNNTWNTDDCFEYGQNYTSAGHVGNATSSVKEFWQRRILGLSRGIEEVGSIRWDLAGCLLLSWIICYFCVFKGIKCSGKVVYFTATFPYVMMTVLLVRGLTLPGALDGIIFYLYPDPARLTDTQVWMDAGSQILASYSLCAGCLQVLGSYNTYNNNCYKDTFFLCLLNSLTSFVAGFAVFSVLGFMANKLSVDISVVAESGPGLAFIAYPSAIALMPIPQLWASFFFIMIILLGVDSQFVYLESLVTSISDMFPFFHTGHRRKVLLLAICVGCFLVGLLMVTKGGLYVFLLFDYYASNGMPLMFFAIVESVCIGWVYGADRYYDNIKDMIGYRPPPYMKYCWKFITPAVCTSILLLSLIKFTPLKYNTYQYPWWGYALGIFFAISSTLFIPLWVLYIVAVTPGTLRQRLRVLCSPTNQISASPNKTHSHEAHAELCALKVNDGPALTEQCPNENTEM
- the gadd45aa gene encoding growth arrest and DNA-damage-inducible, alpha, a, with product MYNMTFEELSGDYSQERMDSVAKALEEVLTSALPQGCITVGVYEAAKSLNVDPDNVVLCILATDDEDVIDVALQIHFTLIQAFCCENDINILRVNNTRRLAEILGGGASGKQSGGEPMDLHCVLVTSPHSTSWKDPALSKVNRFCRESRCMDQWVPIINLPER